The Delphinus delphis chromosome 10, mDelDel1.2, whole genome shotgun sequence genome includes a region encoding these proteins:
- the TSPO2 gene encoding translocator protein 2: MWPQGAAFVALPLLGPTLVWLLTHHWMSGWCDSPRKLPWCPSHRVLLLVWTAIYSITGYASYLVWKDLGGGFGRPLALPLGLYAVQLAISWTVLILLFTAHTPGLALLHLLLLFGLVVSTALIWHPINKLASLLLLPYLAWLTVVSSITYRLWRDSLCPEHQPQPTWEKSD, encoded by the exons ATGTGGCCTCAAGGGGCCGCCTTTGTGGCCCTGCCCCTCCTGGGGCCCACCCTGGTCTGGCTGCTCACCCATCATTGGATGTCTGGTTGGTGTGACAGCCCGAGAAAGCTGCCCTGGTGCCCATCCCACAGAGTCTTGTTGCTGGTGTGGACAGCCATCTACTCTATCACGGG ATATGCCTCCTACCTTGTGTGGAAGGACCTGGGAGGGGGCTTTGGGCgacccctggccctgcccctcgGCCTCTATGCTGTGCAGCTCGCCATCAGCTGGACTGTCCTGATTCTCTTGTTCACAGCCCACACCCCCGGTCTG gccCTGCTGCACCTGCTGCTGCTCTTCGGGCTGGTGGTGAGCACGGCACTGATCTGGCACCCCATCAACAAGCTGGCTTCCCTGCTCCTGCTGCCCTACCTGGCCTGGCTCACCGTGGTTTCTTCCATCACCTATCGCCTGTGGAGGGACAGCCTTTGTCCAGAACACCAGCCCCAGCCCACATGGGAGAAGAGTGACTga
- the UNC5CL gene encoding UNC5C-like protein, with the protein MCSYEGSFQLAQFLLLVGVPVASAVLLAQCLQWRCPRRLLGACWKLESQEEPASHPTPLPESESSGEAPPASLPEMAAFYQELHTPTQGQTVIRQLMHKLLVFSAREVDHRGGCLILQDTGISLLIPPGAVSVGRQERVALILVWDLSDAPSLSRAQGLVSPVVACGPHGASFLKPCTLTFKHCAQQPSQARTYSSNTTLLDAKAWKPLGRPGDHISRDECRIHLSHFSLYTCVLEAAVHREARKWLQLAVFCSPLAAGQSHLQLRVYFLNNTPCALRWAVTNEQPHGGRLRGPCQLFDFTGARGDQCLKLKYISEGWENVDDSSCQLVPHLHIWHGKCPFRSFCFRRKAANENKDCSALTNEIIVTMHTFQDGLETKYMEILRFQASEEESWTAPPAVTQPPPCNRLPPELFERLQMLLEPNSITGNDWRRLASHLGLCGMKIRFLSCQRSPAAAILELFEEQNGSLQELHYLMTTMERLDCASVIQNYLKGTQSGSPPRVCWVAQENQGLELDEKL; encoded by the exons ATGTGCTCCTATGAGGGTTCCTTCCAACTCGCCCAGTTCCTACTGCTGGTGGGGGTTCCAGTGGCAAGTGCTGTCCTTCTGGCCCAGTGCCTTCAATGGCGCTGTCCCCGCCGGCTGCTGGGCGCCTGCTGGAAGCTGGAAAGCCAAGAGGAGCCAGCGTCCCATCCCACTCCCCTACCTGAAAGTGAGTCCTCCGGGGAGGCGCCCCCAGCCTCGCTGCCGGAGATGGCCGCCTTCTACCAGGAACTGCACACGCCCACCCAAGGCCAGACTGTCATCCGACAGCTGATGCACAAGCTGTTGGTGTTTTCGGCTCGAGAGGTGGACCACCGCGGTGGCTGCCTGATACTCCAGGATACGGGCATTTCCCTGCTCATCCCGCCAG gtgctGTGTCTGTGGGCCGCCAGGAGCGGGTGGCACTGATCCTGGTGTGGGATCTGTCAGACGCCCCGTCGCTGTCCCGAGCCCAGGGGCTGGTGAGCCCCGTGGTGGCGTGTGGCCCCCATGGGGCCTCCTTCCTGAAGCCCTGCACCCTCACCTTCAAGCACTGTGCCCAGCAGCCCAGTCAGGCCCGTACCTACAGCAGCAACACGACCCTGCTGGATGCCAAGGCCTGGAAGCCGCTGGGGCGGCCGGGAGACCACATCTCCCGGGATGAATGTCGCATCCACCTCTCCCACTTCAG CCTCTACACCTGTGTGCTGGAGGCAGCTGTGCACCGGGAAGCCCGGAAGTGGCTGCAGCTGGCCGTGTTCTGCTCGCCGCTGGCCGCCGGGCAGTCTCACCTGCAGCTGCGCGTCTACTTCCTCAACAACACGCCCTGTGCCCTGCGGTGGGCTGTGACCAATGAGCAGCCGCATGGCGGGCGCCTGCGTGGGCCCTGCCAGCTCTTCGACTTCACCGGGGCCCGAGGGGACCAGTGCCTGAAACTCAAATACATCTCCGAGG gttgGGAGAACGTGGACGACAGCAGTTGCCAGCTGGTTCCCCATCTGCACATCTGGCATGGAAAGTGCCCCTTCCGCTCCTTCTGCTTCCGGAGAAAAGCAG CCAATGAGAACAAGGACTGCTCAGCACTGACCAATGAGATCATTGTCACCATGCACACCTTCCAGGAT GGCTTGGAGACCAAGTACATGGAAATCCTCAGATTCCAGGCATCGGAGGAAGAATCCTGGACAGCGCCACCCGCTGTGACCCAGCCACCCCCATGCAACAG GCTGCCCCCAGAGCTCTTCGAGCGGCTGCAGATGTTGTTGGAGCCAAATAGCATCACTGGCAATGACTGGCGACGACTGGCCTCCCACCTGGGGCTCTGTGGTATGAAAATCCG GTTCCTGTCCTGCCAGCGCAGCCCCGCGGCAGCCATCCTGGAGCTGTTTGAGGAGCAGAACGGCAGCCTACAGGAGCTGCACTACCTCATGACCACCATGGAGCGGCTGGACTGCGCCTCCGTCATCCAGAACTACCTGAAGGGGACGCAGAGCGGCAGCCCACCCCGGGTCTGCTGGGTCGCCCAGGAGAACCAGGGCCTGGAGCTGGATGAGAAGCTCTGA